GTTTTGGACGATGTAGGACTTGTCAAACGCTTGCGAGAAGCTAAGTTTGATCTGGTGTTAACAGATCCTGCATTCCCAGCCGGTGTCCTGTTAGCCAAATTCCTCCAACTCCCCATGGTTTACAATGTACGTTGGCTAAATGCAGGGGATGCTCACATGCAAATTGCACCCTCTCCTCCGTCCTATGTCCCATTGTACAATTCATTGCTCCACGACCAAATGAACTTCCTACAGCGGACGGAAAATTTCCTATGGTATCTGATTAGCGTTTTCAAGGAGCGATGCATCATCGTGCCAATTTACAGTGAACTGCTTGAGCGCCATTTCCCTCCCGGCGCTGATCTTTTGTCAATGCAGCAATCTGCTGACATTTGGTTGATGAGAATGGACTTTGTTTTCGAGTTTCCACGGCCCTCCATGCCTAACGTGGTCTACATTGGTGGCTTTCAATGTCAGCCGCCTCAAGCACTTCCTGCAGAGCTGGAAGAGTTTATGCAGAGCTCCGGGGAGCATGGCGTTGTCATCATGTCCTTGGGAACAGTAGTCAGCGCTCTTCCTACAGCGATCACAGAGGCCATTGCTACAGCTTTTGCTGAGATCCCTCAGAAAGTCTTGTGGCGCTACCACGGGGAACGACCCTCAACTCTGGGAAACAACACTTTACTTCAAGAGTGGTTTCCTCAGAATGATCTACTAGGCCATCCAAAGACTCGTGCGTTTGTCACTCATGGGGGCACCAATGGTATGTACGAAGCTATTTACCATGGAGTTCCCGTCTTAGCTTTGCCGCTCCTCTTCGACCAGTTTGACAATGTTCTGCGACTGCAGGTTCGAGGTGCGGCTCGAGTTCTTCAGGTCGCAACACTTACATCGCAAGAATTCCTTGAAGCCCTCAAAGATGTCCTCGAGAACCCGCTGTACCGAAGCAGCGTCCGCAAACTATCCGAGCTGCACCGCGATCAACCCTTGACTCCCCTTGAAAGAGCCACTTTTTGGATCGAGTATGTTATCAGACACAAAGGAGCAGCTCACCTTCGTCCAGAGGGGAATAACTTGCCTTGGTACTCTTATCATAGCTTAGATGTGTTGGCTTTTCTGCTGACATTCATTGTGATTGCTCTTTTGACCTCAGTATATGTCTGCAAGCTTTTGTGTTGCAGGAAGTCAATCAAAAAGAGGAAGGTGGAATGAATCAAGCTTGAACATTTGATATGTTCTTTTTGAAGAGCTGAtgaaacactgaattaaatgcaGCAGAccaatattattcttatttttcatatataattatgttacaaaagatgtacTGCTTAAGTCATTCCTGTAGCATggtgctagcaacaccaaggtcattgGTTTTATTTCCAGGGAAAGCTTGAACTGATTAAATGTGTATGCAATGTGATTTGCTTTGGATATAAGTCtatcaaatgcatgaatgtactaaaatgtgaatGGAAAAGCTCTCTTTTGGTGAACCtgagtttgttttattaatatgacTATGGAATGTTGTTAAACAATACTTTAGGATTCTCAGTACCAGTTTCTTATTTTATGGTTACGACTAATCAAACTCATGTAAATTCAATAATGAAGTATAGCAatctttgtactttttttgtttgcattaaattctTACAAActgtatgatgttctttttattttttcctcaacACTTTCTATGTTCATAAATCAACGTAATAGAAGCCGACAACATGTATTTTCATGTCAGCCTTGATATTGTTCCCTCTCCTACTGTGAATGCGTTTTAAATCATCAATAAAGGTTCAAGCGGCAACTTCTTTGCTTGTTTCAGTCCTAATCCAC
Above is a window of Carassius auratus strain Wakin unplaced genomic scaffold, ASM336829v1 scaf_tig00027223, whole genome shotgun sequence DNA encoding:
- the LOC113079117 gene encoding UDP-glucuronosyltransferase 2B31-like, which gives rise to MKSKQLSSLTGLLFVICCCHGGNILVWPEDCSHWVNMKVILRNLHSHSHSLTVVRSSKSWYIQENTSLYSTITVDPMETEDVGSDYFMTLIERALELQRMSPFFRFLGQQKDIANVLKVFHNGALQMISAVLDDVGLVKRLREAKFDLVLTDPAFPAGVLLAKFLQLPMVYNVRWLNAGDAHMQIAPSPPSYVPLYNSLLHDQMNFLQRTENFLWYLISVFKERCIIVPIYSELLERHFPPGADLLSMQQSADIWLMRMDFVFEFPRPSMPNVVYIGGFQCQPPQALPAELEEFMQSSGEHGVVIMSLGTVVSALPTAITEAIATAFAEIPQKVLWRYHGERPSTLGNNTLLQEWFPQNDLLGHPKTRAFVTHGGTNGMYEAIYHGVPVLALPLLFDQFDNVLRLQVRGAARVLQVATLTSQEFLEALKDVLENPLYRSSVRKLSELHRDQPLTPLERATFWIEYVIRHKGAAHLRPEGNNLPWYSYHSLDVLAFLLTFIVIALLTSVYVCKLLCCRKSIKKRKVE